The DNA window TTTATAAGATTCAAAATCCTCTGAGTAGTCTATAACCTTTTCTCTATTcataaattatatataaaacttatatatgtatttaTTGTAAATccattcttcaaatattattattacgCATTGTCATCATCTTGTATATATAGATCATATTCTTGTTTTCCGTCTTTGCTCTTCTTCGCTCCCATCCGTTTGTTACAcagcaagaaaaaaaaaaactatcAAAAGTATACGTATTAACagcaaataaaatattcatatCAAGTCACACACtgaaataaatataatgtCTACAGTGTCATACGATTCAAATACAAAATTAATCTCCCTACATAATACAACACCctcaaataatgatgaaaatgacgGTTCAATGTTACAGATTAACATAAgtcaaataaataaattgacAAAATCATTAGTTGCATCATCaaatatacaaaatttaaCACCACAACCATCCCAAGAAACGGGGAAATTGATTAAGAATCTTTTCGAAAGTGGATTAAAGCTAacaaaggaaaagaaattccAGGATGCTCTGAAAAATATCTCATTGGCGATTGAAATGGCCACTAGAAATAGAGCACCTTGGGAAATGTTCGGTATGCAATTACAAGAATTACAATTCATGTTACGTAATAAAATCGATTTGCATCTCATTCAAGGGCACTACGTGGACGCATT is part of the Kazachstania africana CBS 2517 chromosome 1, complete genome genome and encodes:
- the SEC72 gene encoding Sec63 complex subunit SEC72 (similar to Saccharomyces cerevisiae SEC72 (YLR292C); ancestral locus Anc_6.89); amino-acid sequence: MSTVSYDSNTKLISLHNTTPSNNDENDGSMLQINISQINKLTKSLVASSNIQNLTPQPSQETGKLIKNLFESGLKLTKEKKFQDALKNISLAIEMATRNRAPWEMFGMQLQELQFMLRNKIDLHLIQGHYVDALQDLDLLMNTNMLTVDVFIRRIDCLLKLGQLEEAKATADRALALHNNETKLKALLLQCNRSLAEYNGDI